The Bacteroidota bacterium genome window below encodes:
- a CDS encoding T9SS type A sorting domain-containing protein, with product MKNQAYTLKFFLLILLLFSILIINDTPAQLTFSSPTSFPLGWAPWGTVVADFNTDGKPDFAVGEFGGNDVRVCLNTTVTGSFTPTFTAGVPFRAGAYSQHLIAGDFNADGKPDIVTANTNAATISLFFNKTPSGSLTPSFTVKQDFISGTFPKGIKTGDFNQDGKLDFSVCNELGNSVTIFTNMMTSGDTIATFLVIAIPTGEAPYDHAVGDINNDGKPDLVVPIYGQTFLSTFINTTAAGAFTPTFSAATNFPTDSGTAVTRLADFNGDGKLDIAATNMIHVPTIVLAVLINTTTPGSSTPTFTAKKDFVNAGDAFQFEVGDINNDGKPDMLTACHSMSIFLDTMAAGSFIPYFHTRFDIPQGGVTWICYADFNGDGKMDILGTNTTAVLYLNTSTLGTATPSFSTRKDFTFAEYQSYITSQDFNMDGKKDIATVSPSYNCVVVQINKAGVGSMNPLFSERRNFFTGDIPNSVVSADFNMDGKPDLAAANSNSSSVSVFGNNVVPGGALGVFSTKNDFTVGSGPSWADAADFNLDGKPDLVAANNISNTASVLINNTALGVTTPSFLPKTDFVTGNGPSCVQTGDFNFDGKPDFAVVNQSSNNVSVFINNTPAGSPVSFLPKLDFSAGSGAVSLTVADFNGDGKPDIAVSNQTDNNISVLMNNTAPGTMTCSFSSAVNFVTGIQPVFVTSGDINNDGLIDLVVSNFQSNTISISLNNTTPGSLTPSFAPKTDMATQTGPCGLVVTDFNGDFKKDIAVAYTGSNYYSVFLSTSILPLPVEISSFTSTVVNNSVTLNWNTVMEENNSGFDIERSFFGGDWSKIGFAAGNGTVNAPQSYSFIDKGLNTGRYSYRLKQIDYNGNYKYYELQNEVVIGIPTKFALMQNYPNPFNPATIINYQLAVNSFVSLKVYDVTGKEVMNVINENQTAGYYTVSFNSAGLSSGTYFYKLTTDNFSDVKKMVVIK from the coding sequence ATGAAAAACCAAGCTTACACATTAAAATTTTTCCTTCTTATTCTTCTTTTATTTTCAATTTTAATCATTAATGATACACCTGCCCAGTTAACATTTTCTTCTCCTACAAGTTTTCCGCTTGGTTGGGCTCCGTGGGGAACTGTTGTAGCAGATTTCAACACTGACGGTAAGCCGGATTTTGCAGTAGGTGAATTTGGCGGAAACGATGTTCGGGTATGTCTTAATACAACTGTCACAGGTTCTTTTACTCCAACATTTACAGCCGGAGTTCCCTTTCGTGCAGGGGCTTATTCACAGCATCTTATAGCAGGTGATTTTAATGCAGACGGTAAACCGGACATTGTAACGGCAAATACAAATGCTGCAACTATTTCGCTCTTTTTTAATAAAACACCCTCCGGCTCATTGACTCCTTCCTTCACTGTAAAACAGGATTTTATATCAGGAACATTCCCTAAAGGAATTAAAACAGGAGACTTTAACCAGGATGGTAAACTGGATTTTTCCGTTTGCAATGAGCTAGGTAATTCAGTAACTATATTCACAAATATGATGACTTCGGGAGATACAATTGCAACCTTTTTAGTTATTGCAATTCCTACGGGAGAGGCACCTTACGATCATGCAGTTGGAGACATTAATAATGACGGTAAGCCGGACTTAGTAGTTCCTATTTACGGGCAAACATTTCTTTCAACTTTTATAAACACCACAGCGGCGGGAGCTTTTACTCCAACCTTTTCAGCAGCAACAAATTTCCCTACAGATTCAGGAACAGCTGTAACAAGGCTGGCAGATTTTAACGGAGACGGTAAGCTTGATATAGCCGCTACGAATATGATTCACGTGCCTACAATTGTGCTGGCTGTTCTTATTAACACAACTACGCCGGGTTCATCTACGCCAACTTTTACAGCAAAAAAAGATTTTGTAAATGCGGGCGATGCATTTCAATTTGAAGTAGGGGATATTAATAACGACGGAAAACCGGATATGCTGACAGCGTGCCATTCAATGTCTATTTTTCTTGATACAATGGCTGCAGGTTCATTTATTCCTTATTTTCATACAAGATTTGATATTCCTCAAGGAGGTGTTACGTGGATATGTTATGCTGATTTTAACGGTGATGGAAAAATGGATATTCTTGGAACGAATACTACTGCGGTTTTGTATCTTAATACATCGACACTGGGCACTGCTACACCTTCGTTCAGCACCAGAAAAGATTTTACTTTTGCCGAGTATCAATCATACATTACATCTCAGGATTTTAATATGGACGGAAAAAAAGATATAGCAACCGTGAGCCCGAGTTATAATTGTGTAGTTGTACAAATTAATAAAGCGGGAGTGGGTTCTATGAATCCTCTTTTTTCCGAGCGCAGGAATTTTTTCACAGGAGATATTCCTAATTCAGTTGTTTCGGCAGATTTTAATATGGACGGCAAACCGGACTTAGCTGCTGCTAACAGTAATTCTTCATCAGTTTCTGTTTTTGGAAACAATGTTGTTCCCGGCGGCGCGTTAGGAGTATTTTCAACTAAGAATGATTTTACAGTTGGCAGCGGACCCTCATGGGCAGATGCTGCAGATTTTAATCTGGACGGTAAGCCTGATTTAGTTGCTGCTAATAATATTTCAAATACAGCTTCTGTTTTAATAAATAATACAGCATTGGGAGTAACAACTCCTTCATTTTTACCTAAAACAGATTTTGTAACGGGGAACGGACCAAGCTGCGTTCAAACAGGTGACTTTAATTTCGACGGCAAACCCGATTTTGCAGTGGTAAACCAGTCATCGAATAACGTTTCAGTTTTTATAAATAATACTCCTGCGGGGAGTCCAGTTTCATTTCTTCCCAAATTAGATTTTTCCGCAGGCAGCGGAGCTGTTTCACTAACTGTGGCGGATTTTAACGGAGACGGCAAGCCCGACATTGCAGTATCAAATCAAACTGATAACAATATTTCCGTTTTAATGAATAACACCGCACCGGGAACAATGACTTGTTCTTTTTCTTCAGCGGTAAATTTTGTTACCGGCATTCAGCCGGTTTTTGTCACGAGCGGAGATATTAATAATGACGGATTGATAGATTTAGTTGTATCAAATTTTCAGTCTAATACTATTTCAATATCATTGAATAATACTACTCCCGGTTCACTAACTCCTTCATTTGCGCCAAAAACTGATATGGCTACTCAAACCGGACCATGCGGATTAGTTGTTACAGATTTTAACGGAGATTTTAAGAAGGATATAGCTGTAGCATATACAGGTTCAAATTATTACTCCGTATTTCTTTCAACATCAATACTGCCTCTGCCGGTTGAGATTTCATCTTTCACATCAACAGTAGTTAATAACAGCGTTACATTGAACTGGAACACAGTTATGGAAGAGAATAATTCAGGCTTTGATATTGAAAGAAGTTTCTTCGGAGGAGATTGGAGCAAAATAGGTTTTGCGGCAGGTAATGGAACAGTGAACGCACCACAAAGCTATTCTTTTATTGATAAAGGATTGAATACCGGTAGATATTCTTACAGATTGAAACAAATAGACTACAACGGAAATTACAAATATTATGAATTGCAGAATGAAGTTGTGATAGGAATCCCAACTAAGTTTGCATTAATGCAGAATTATCCGAATCCGTTTAATCCTGCTACAATTATCAATTATCAATTAGCAGTTAACAGCTTTGTAAGTCTTAAAGTTTATGATGTAACAGGAAAGGAAGTTATGAACGTAATAAATGAAAATCAGACAGCGGGATATTATACAGTTAGTTTCAATTCAGCAGGACTTTCCAGCGGAACATATTTTTATAAACTTACCACTGATAATTTTAGTGATGTGAAGAAGATGGTGGTGATTAAGTAA
- the atpC gene encoding ATP synthase F1 subunit epsilon: MSDKLIQLDIVSPVKTVFSGKVTSVTAPGELGGFQVLYRHAPLISSLKIGTIKIVTEEGRTQFFAISSGILEVNNNTVIILADAVESQEEINVERAEQALRRAEEILNAENMYHQKQIAKIEAERAKNRIKLASNK; this comes from the coding sequence ATGTCAGATAAATTAATTCAGTTAGATATTGTCAGCCCTGTAAAGACCGTTTTCTCAGGTAAAGTAACTTCAGTTACTGCACCCGGAGAGCTTGGCGGTTTCCAGGTTTTATACAGACATGCTCCTTTAATTTCCTCCTTAAAAATCGGAACAATTAAAATTGTAACTGAAGAAGGCAGAACTCAATTCTTTGCAATCAGCTCAGGTATTCTTGAGGTAAATAATAACACTGTTATTATTTTAGCAGATGCTGTTGAATCTCAGGAAGAAATCAATGTTGAAAGAGCTGAACAAGCTCTTCGGCGCGCCGAAGAAATTCTGAACGCTGAAAACATGTATCACCAGAAGCAAATTGCTAAAATTGAAGCTGAAAGAGCTAAGAACCGCATAAAATTAGCATCCAATAAATAA
- the atpD gene encoding F0F1 ATP synthase subunit beta, producing MAINKNIGKVIQVIGPVVDLDFAGGELPSIYNALHIPRKTTEGVEDILVCEVQQHLGESQVRAVAMDSTDGLVRGMEAVDQGEPITVPVGDEVLGRLINVTGNEIDGKGPINSKKTYPIHRPAPSFKNLSTQKEMFETGIKVIDLLEPYTKGGKTGLFGGAGVGKTVIIQELIHNIAKHHGGYSVFAGVGERTREGNDLYLEMSESGVIKNTALVFGQMNEPPGARQRVALTALTVAEYFRDEQHKDVLLFVDNIFRFTQAGSEVSALLGRMPSAVGYQPTLASEMGALQERITSTKDGSITSIQAIYVPADDYTDPAPATAFAHLDATTELSRKISELGIYPAVDPLTSTSRILDPLVVGEEHYNVAQSVKKILQTYKDLQDIINILGIDELSDEDKMTVARARKIQKFLSQPFSVAEQFTNIPGKYVKVEETIKSFKAIVNGEYDHLPENAFYMVGTIEEAVEKAKSMQ from the coding sequence ATGGCTATAAATAAAAATATTGGTAAGGTAATCCAGGTTATCGGACCGGTTGTCGACTTAGATTTTGCCGGTGGTGAATTGCCATCTATTTATAATGCGCTCCATATACCAAGAAAAACCACTGAAGGTGTTGAAGATATTCTCGTTTGCGAGGTTCAGCAGCATTTAGGGGAATCTCAGGTAAGAGCAGTTGCGATGGATAGCACAGACGGACTTGTAAGAGGAATGGAAGCAGTTGATCAGGGTGAGCCAATAACAGTTCCGGTTGGAGACGAAGTATTAGGAAGACTTATTAATGTAACAGGAAACGAAATTGACGGTAAAGGACCAATAAATTCAAAGAAAACTTACCCAATCCACAGACCCGCACCTTCTTTCAAAAATCTTTCCACACAGAAAGAAATGTTTGAAACAGGTATTAAAGTTATTGACCTTCTTGAGCCTTATACAAAGGGCGGAAAGACCGGTCTCTTCGGCGGTGCAGGGGTAGGAAAAACAGTTATTATCCAGGAGTTAATCCACAATATCGCAAAACATCACGGCGGTTACTCAGTATTCGCAGGTGTTGGTGAAAGAACAAGAGAAGGAAACGATTTATACTTAGAAATGTCCGAGTCAGGCGTTATTAAAAACACTGCACTTGTATTCGGTCAGATGAACGAGCCTCCGGGAGCAAGACAACGGGTTGCTTTGACAGCTTTAACAGTTGCAGAGTACTTCAGAGACGAACAGCATAAAGACGTACTTTTATTCGTAGATAACATTTTCAGATTTACTCAGGCAGGTTCTGAGGTATCCGCTCTTCTTGGACGTATGCCTTCAGCTGTAGGTTACCAGCCTACTTTAGCTTCTGAGATGGGTGCCTTACAGGAAAGAATTACATCTACAAAAGACGGTTCTATTACATCTATCCAGGCTATCTACGTACCTGCTGATGACTATACTGATCCGGCTCCTGCAACAGCATTCGCTCACTTAGATGCTACAACAGAGCTTTCAAGAAAAATCTCCGAGCTTGGTATTTACCCTGCTGTGGATCCGCTTACATCTACATCAAGAATTCTTGATCCGTTAGTTGTAGGTGAAGAGCATTATAATGTTGCACAAAGCGTAAAGAAAATTTTACAGACATATAAAGATTTACAGGACATCATTAACATTCTCGGTATCGACGAATTATCAGACGAAGATAAAATGACTGTAGCAAGAGCAAGAAAGATACAGAAGTTCTTATCACAGCCTTTCTCTGTTGCTGAACAGTTCACAAACATCCCGGGTAAATATGTAAAAGTTGAAGAAACCATTAAGAGCTTTAAAGCTATCGTAAACGGTGAATATGATCACTTACCTGAGAACGCATTCTACATGGTAGGTACAATTGAAGAAGCTGTTGAAAAAGCTAAATCAATGCAATAA
- the glmS gene encoding glutamine--fructose-6-phosphate transaminase (isomerizing) encodes MCGIVGYIGKRNSLPIIVDGLKRLEYRGYDSAGVAIINSASEIKLFKKAGKIKEIETQIPVGIFDGNVGIGHTRWATHGEPNDNNAHPHTDMHNKFYLVHNGIIENYKTLKKKLANDGYIFHTDTDTEILVNLISYNYNKHNKNFEVAVRLSLCEVDGTYGIACLCTEDPGKIIVARKGSPLMFGVGQDEIIVSSDASAIIAHTKNVIYLEDGEYAVLRRNGIKLKTIDDEDIHREVQEIEYDLEQIEKSGYDHFMLKEICEQPDIVQNTYRGRIKFDTGEVKLGGLASIKDKIFNAKRVIITACGTAWHAGLVGEYMLETYCRIPTEVEYASEFRYRNPIIRQDDVVILISQSGETADTLAAMREAKKHGATTLGLVNVVGSTIAREVDAGTYIHAGPEIGVASTKAFTCQLMSLVLLTMMIAREKGTISEDEMKKIGAEIELLPYKMKQLIDKKDYFKYIAEEFKDAKNFLYLGRGLNFPVALEGALKLKEISYIHAEGYPAAEMKHGPIALIDENMPVVFIATKDATYDKVISNIEEVRARKGKIITIATEDDDNIADYSDYVLRVPKTHDLLQPIINSIPLQFLSYYIATARGCNVDQPRNLAKSVTVE; translated from the coding sequence ATGTGCGGTATAGTCGGATACATCGGCAAAAGAAATTCACTCCCAATAATAGTCGATGGATTAAAGAGGTTAGAATATCGCGGATATGATTCCGCAGGAGTGGCAATCATAAACTCCGCTTCAGAAATAAAACTGTTCAAAAAAGCAGGCAAGATAAAAGAAATCGAAACACAGATTCCTGTAGGAATATTCGATGGCAATGTTGGTATTGGGCATACACGCTGGGCTACACACGGTGAACCGAATGATAACAACGCACATCCGCACACCGATATGCATAACAAGTTTTATCTTGTGCATAATGGCATAATTGAAAACTACAAAACACTCAAGAAAAAACTAGCCAATGATGGTTACATTTTTCACACCGATACAGATACAGAAATTCTTGTAAATCTTATCAGCTATAATTATAATAAGCACAATAAAAATTTTGAAGTAGCAGTTCGTCTTTCACTTTGTGAAGTTGACGGTACTTATGGTATCGCTTGCTTATGCACTGAAGACCCAGGTAAAATTATAGTCGCAAGAAAAGGTTCTCCTTTGATGTTCGGAGTAGGACAGGATGAAATTATCGTTTCATCTGATGCATCTGCTATTATTGCTCATACAAAGAACGTTATTTACTTAGAAGACGGTGAGTATGCAGTATTAAGAAGGAATGGAATAAAGTTAAAAACAATCGATGACGAAGATATTCACAGGGAAGTTCAGGAAATTGAATACGATTTAGAGCAGATTGAAAAGAGCGGTTACGACCATTTTATGTTAAAAGAAATCTGTGAGCAGCCTGATATAGTTCAGAACACTTACAGAGGAAGAATCAAATTTGATACCGGCGAAGTAAAGCTCGGCGGATTAGCATCTATAAAAGATAAAATTTTCAATGCAAAGAGAGTTATTATAACTGCATGCGGTACTGCATGGCATGCAGGTTTAGTAGGCGAGTATATGCTCGAAACATATTGCAGAATTCCAACAGAAGTTGAATATGCATCTGAGTTCAGATACAGAAATCCTATTATAAGACAGGATGACGTAGTGATTCTTATTTCCCAAAGCGGTGAAACTGCAGATACACTTGCTGCAATGAGAGAAGCAAAGAAACACGGCGCAACAACATTAGGATTAGTCAACGTTGTAGGAAGCACAATTGCACGCGAAGTTGATGCCGGTACTTACATTCACGCGGGACCGGAAATCGGAGTTGCTTCAACAAAGGCATTTACATGTCAGTTGATGTCACTTGTTCTTTTGACTATGATGATTGCAAGAGAAAAGGGAACGATATCAGAGGATGAAATGAAAAAAATCGGAGCAGAGATTGAGCTTCTTCCATATAAAATGAAACAGCTAATAGATAAGAAAGATTATTTCAAATACATAGCTGAAGAATTTAAAGATGCGAAGAACTTCTTATATCTCGGAAGAGGATTGAATTTCCCTGTAGCTCTTGAAGGCGCACTGAAGCTCAAAGAAATTTCATACATCCACGCAGAAGGATATCCTGCGGCGGAAATGAAGCACGGACCTATTGCTTTAATTGATGAAAACATGCCGGTTGTATTCATTGCAACTAAAGATGCAACATACGACAAAGTGATTTCAAACATTGAAGAAGTAAGAGCAAGAAAAGGAAAGATAATTACAATCGCAACTGAAGACGATGATAACATTGCGGATTACTCTGATTATGTATTAAGAGTACCTAAAACTCACGACTTATTACAGCCTATTATTAATAGTATTCCTTTACAGTTCCTATCTTATTATATAGCAACTGCCAGAGGATGTAACGTTGACCAGCCGAGAAATCTGGCAAAGTCAGTTACCGTGGAATAA
- a CDS encoding biotin--[acetyl-CoA-carboxylase] ligase: MNVELLNNELVRNSLLNYVVHFEEMDSTNKYAKENNLPSNGIVITSFQKEGKGRFGRKWIAASDEDLTFTLVKSFKISVDNIHLVNFYTSYILSETLKNFLEKHSEAKINLKWPNDVLLNGKKICGILLDVSGLNNEEKRFIIGIGLNVNKQNIPDEISHKATSLSNETKTKHEIEQLLISFIKNFYVNIHLINLRGELMSLWKQNSKLVGKRVKFLVVADSKEEEAVISDIEEDGSLKVILENGETKNFYSGEITFVY; encoded by the coding sequence TTGAATGTAGAACTTTTAAATAATGAATTGGTGAGAAATTCACTTCTGAATTATGTAGTTCATTTTGAAGAGATGGACTCGACCAATAAATATGCGAAGGAAAATAATCTTCCCTCTAACGGAATAGTGATAACATCTTTTCAGAAAGAAGGAAAAGGAAGGTTCGGAAGAAAGTGGATTGCAGCTAGCGATGAAGACCTGACTTTTACACTGGTGAAAAGTTTTAAAATAAGCGTGGATAATATTCACCTCGTAAATTTTTACACGTCTTATATTTTATCGGAGACTTTAAAAAATTTTCTGGAAAAACATTCTGAGGCAAAAATAAATTTAAAATGGCCGAACGATGTTTTGCTTAACGGAAAGAAAATTTGCGGAATTCTTCTTGATGTATCAGGATTGAATAATGAAGAGAAAAGATTTATAATCGGGATTGGCTTAAATGTTAACAAGCAGAATATTCCTGATGAAATTTCTCACAAGGCAACTTCTTTATCCAATGAAACAAAAACAAAGCATGAAATTGAACAGCTTCTTATCTCATTCATCAAGAATTTTTATGTTAACATTCACCTGATAAATTTACGCGGAGAGCTTATGTCTCTATGGAAGCAGAACAGTAAATTAGTGGGTAAACGGGTTAAGTTTTTAGTTGTGGCAGATTCCAAAGAAGAGGAAGCGGTGATATCAGATATTGAAGAAGACGGTTCCCTTAAAGTAATTTTGGAAAACGGTGAAACTAAAAATTTTTATTCGGGTGAAATAACTTTTGTATATTAG
- a CDS encoding Dam family site-specific DNA-(adenine-N6)-methyltransferase → MKVIVPPIKSQGIKTKLVPWIMGIAPKLEGKWIEPFLGTGVVAFNSRYKQAILNDTNPHIINFYQKIQENKITPSSMKFYLEEEGMLLRKADNNGYAHYLKVRERFNKEFSPYDFIFLSRAGFNGMMRFGGKGNWNIPFCKKPDRFAQSYITKITNQVLNVSKIIRPEPDWIFLNKTFSEIIPLATENDIIYCDPPYYGRYVDYYNGWKEKDEELLFQLLSVTKAKFILSTWHHNDYRENEMVNKFWNKFNIVTRDHFYHSGGNIENRRTIVEALVCNFDISHIQQHNHDFKEKVTNDQIMLELV, encoded by the coding sequence ATGAAAGTGATTGTTCCACCTATTAAGAGTCAAGGTATTAAGACTAAATTAGTCCCTTGGATAATGGGCATAGCTCCAAAATTAGAGGGGAAATGGATCGAGCCTTTTTTAGGTACAGGAGTAGTTGCCTTCAATTCAAGATATAAGCAGGCAATTCTAAATGATACAAATCCTCATATAATAAATTTTTATCAAAAAATTCAGGAAAATAAAATAACGCCTTCCTCTATGAAATTTTATTTGGAAGAAGAAGGTATGCTTTTAAGAAAAGCTGATAATAATGGCTATGCTCATTATTTAAAAGTAAGAGAAAGATTTAACAAAGAATTTTCACCTTATGATTTTATTTTTCTGTCCAGAGCTGGCTTTAATGGTATGATGCGTTTTGGTGGAAAAGGAAATTGGAATATCCCATTTTGCAAGAAACCGGATAGATTTGCACAATCATATATCACGAAAATAACTAATCAGGTATTAAATGTTTCAAAAATTATAAGACCTGAACCTGATTGGATTTTTTTAAACAAAACATTTTCAGAAATAATACCACTAGCTACTGAAAATGATATTATCTATTGCGACCCTCCTTACTATGGTCGTTACGTTGATTATTATAATGGTTGGAAAGAAAAAGATGAAGAATTATTGTTCCAATTATTAAGTGTAACAAAGGCAAAATTTATTTTATCAACTTGGCATCATAACGATTACAGAGAAAATGAAATGGTAAATAAATTTTGGAATAAATTTAATATAGTTACGAGAGATCATTTTTATCATTCTGGTGGAAATATCGAAAATCGACGAACAATTGTTGAAGCTTTAGTTTGTAACTTTGATATTAGTCATATTCAACAACATAATCATGATTTTAAAGAGAAAGTAACTAATGATCAAATAATGCTTGAACTAGTTTAA
- a CDS encoding EcoRV family type II restriction endonuclease yields the protein MDKFEKEKYKTDFKRELDSFANKLEKYVSSENGDWTVKGFIDIYKNIYTISSDTKIVSKILEIHIFPQILQFAQSLGFSIILAEKQNWYPDLTFVQKGNEKIKFAVDLKTTFRRNHKTAGFTLGSHGAYFRERNKNKNIQFPYSEYIGHYCLGVIYTRIDFSDDVNSTEIYQVKELQENYESHSDHIGPRKVTTVKNLKSIASVIKDFDFFAAEKWKIASDSQGSGNTANIGSITDIEDLKNENGIFSKLGEEWFDEYWINYGTLTMIKDEKTIKISNIKDFLEFKGRIDLWESIVAKTKKRNK from the coding sequence ATGGATAAATTCGAAAAGGAAAAATATAAGACCGACTTTAAAAGAGAATTAGATAGTTTTGCTAATAAGTTAGAAAAGTATGTATCTTCAGAAAATGGAGATTGGACGGTAAAAGGGTTTATAGATATCTATAAAAATATTTATACTATTTCCTCTGATACTAAAATAGTCTCAAAAATTCTTGAAATACATATTTTTCCTCAAATTTTACAATTTGCGCAAAGTTTAGGTTTTAGTATTATTTTAGCAGAGAAGCAGAATTGGTATCCTGATTTAACTTTTGTTCAGAAGGGAAACGAAAAAATCAAATTTGCTGTTGATTTAAAAACAACATTCAGAAGAAATCATAAAACTGCTGGTTTTACCTTAGGAAGTCACGGCGCATATTTTAGAGAAAGAAATAAAAATAAGAATATTCAATTTCCTTATTCAGAATATATAGGACATTATTGTTTAGGAGTCATATATACTAGGATTGATTTTAGTGATGATGTTAATTCAACAGAAATTTATCAAGTAAAAGAACTTCAAGAAAATTATGAATCTCACTCTGATCACATAGGACCCCGAAAAGTGACTACAGTGAAAAATTTAAAATCAATTGCATCAGTGATAAAAGATTTTGATTTTTTTGCAGCAGAGAAGTGGAAAATTGCAAGTGATTCTCAGGGTTCTGGGAATACTGCAAACATAGGTTCTATTACAGATATTGAAGATTTAAAAAATGAAAATGGAATTTTTAGCAAATTAGGTGAGGAATGGTTTGATGAATATTGGATTAATTATGGTACATTAACTATGATAAAAGATGAAAAAACAATAAAAATTTCTAATATAAAAGATTTTTTGGAGTTCAAAGGAAGAATTGATCTTTGGGAATCTATTGTAGCAAAAACAAAAAAAAGAAATAAATGA